One Echeneis naucrates chromosome 4, fEcheNa1.1, whole genome shotgun sequence genomic window, gttgtgattttttgtgtgtgtgtgtgtgtgtgtgtgtgtgtgtgtgtgtagatctCCGAGGTGGATTTCTTGGACTCTGTTTTAGCTTTGGGATTCGGAGATGAGCTTAACCAGATGCTCCTACAGGTAAgatttgacttttctttctttatttaaggATATTATTTGAATATAGTACACCCAGTATCCGTAATTGGATGACAATTCACTGCAGTCCATTGGAGCTTGAGTGTTTGCTTTGCAGCTGTATCTGCAGCATCACAGAGAAATCCGCAGCATCCTGAGTCAGGTGCCCTCCAACCTGCCTGCCTACCACAACCTGGAATGGAGACTGgatgtgcaggtgtgtgtttgtgtttgctacACAAATTGTTATTTGCctatatttatttcacagactttttttttttttttaaacaatgtggAGATGTTTATCATTATTCAAATTTCAACTTCTTCTGTCCCTCATGCCAGTTGGCGAGTCGTTCCATCCGTCAGCAGGTCATTCCCATGCTGACAATGCGCCTGCTCCTGACAAGAGGCAGTGACAGCTGTGACCATAGCGTCAAGGTCCTCCAGACAGACCCCAGCACCCTGTTGCACCTCATCTCTACACTGGAGGCTGCTCTGGCTGCCATGAAAACCAGCCACTCCCGGCGCATATTACGCAATATCAAATAACACAGAGGACGCTTTCTGTTTAATGTGTACACCTCCTGCAAAACACCACATTCCTGTCTTTTCCTCTGGAAAACATTGACGTAGTGCCTCATGTATTGTGCAGTGCTATGTCACTTGTGCTGACTGGGCCCTGGATGTTAGACCAGGTCTTTGCCTGTCTAACGGTTATTACCTTATCACACTTGAGGCAAGACATCTGCTAAATGACATTGCCTGTATTGTATATAAAGTTTCTATGGTGCGGTTGATGTTGAATTAAAGTGTTAGACAGACATGCCAGTGTTGTGGTTTGTCAAATTCAAGCGTGTAAAGAAGAGAAGCCTTAACCTTACACAAGACAGTATAGAGaacatggtttaaaaaaagaccTTACATTTCTAAAAAGTGAAAGTTAATTTGTTGTCCCGTTGCAAAATTAACGGGCTGTAGCAGTACTTCGCCTCTGCCATTTTGGACTGAAGACTCCTCTCAAACTTCTCTAAATGCCCACCTGTCTAAATCATTTACACCAATTGTGTAAATAGAATAAATGATCATGCTCCTGAAACAATGCAGATTGTCTATAGTTTGTGTGCTTATTCACATTTCCATTCCTGTCAACAAAGCAATCTCATGGTGTACAAACTACGGTTTGTCTAGTTTAACTTTTGCACGCATGGAAACTAGAATATCTGCACTGTTTCAGGCGCAAAATAATTGATTCTGTTTACGTGATTGTgtccattgtttgttttatcgTTAATcaagctgcagtgtttttacatttcagtatGCATTTTTATCACAGCAGCTCCCACTTACACTGAGCTGAGGGCTCTGCTGTTTAcccgttgccatggtgaatCTCAGTGTCAGAGTTCCTTCATCATGGCTGACTGATCCACTGAAAACTCAGCAAAATGCCTTAAATTGAATGTTAAATCCAGTGGCTGTTAGCATATTTCTATACTCGCAGAACGGAAAAGGAAGTATTGGTCCATCCTCGGCATCAGGCGTCACCTGACTGCCTCAGCTCGACACAGGAAGTGGGCTGTTGGATTCAACATGGCTGttgtctgcagagagaggagagcttGGCTGAAGCAATGAAATAGTCTGTCTTATTATTCTCATATAATTCTATCATAGTACAACTAAACCAGTTCTGTGTATTAGCCGGTTTTGACGTGTGGCTGGTCTGCCATGGCCCAGTGTGTCCAGTTCGTGGAGGAGTTCGTCCAGGACTCGTTCGTCCCGATGGTGGCCGTCTTATGTAGTGAAGAAGCGGAGAGAGCGACCCGCAAGAACAACCTGAATTTCACCGAGCTGCTGAGACCTTTCTGCAGGCTAACGTCCGAGGGTAAGGCCATCTGCTCTCTATCCACCGTGCCGACCGATCGTCAGTCTAATCGTTGTAGCGAGGCTGCTAGCATCTTTAGCCCGAGGTGAGTTACAGTTGACATTAGCTCCGAGCTAGCAGACGGCTAGCAGACTTTGCTGTGACTAAGCAGCTGTCCGCTGACAGGAGGACATCTGAGCGAAGGCTTCTCATGTCAGAAGGTGGTGAGACACCTGAGCTGTCAGAGAGATGGCCTGTGGGTCAACATTCAGACAGACAGCCGTGAAATTCACCGCTGCTGGGTGATCAGACCGAAGCAGCCAGGAAGCTAACTGGCTAAAGCAATTTATTCAAATTAACAGACATGACGGGCAACAACACAGGCTCGGTCCGGCCGGACCGACGGCCGcctgggggaggaggggggtcgGTGACAGCGTAGACGAGTTACTATACAGTCACTGCTGAGACACGATTAAGACATTACTCTTTTCTTTAAGTGTGTGTCTTGTCGGCCCGTCGTGTCATTTACACTGATCCATCCTGTTACAATGTTACAACGCTAAAATCAGACATTATAAAGGGGCTCATTTGTGGAGATCTCGTCGTCTTGACGGTGTTGTGCCGCAAAAATCACCCCTATTGCCTAATGTTTAGAGGTGTTTTTTTACATGAGGGGGTTTGTTACGGCGCAGTCAGTGTGAAGTCGGCACTAAGCAGAGCTTTAAAGGTCTGCCCTCCTGCTCTTTGAACCTTTTGGTCTGTGGAGTTGCTGATTATTACAGAGAATGATGGTTGAAGGCAATTTAGCATCGGCTCTACTTTTAGCTAAATCTGCTCAACCATAAATGTTAAATTTCAAGGCAGAGTACAAGTTTAAATCCACCaaaaggaaagtttttttttcatacctATTAATTGCGGAGTGATACGGATGTGTGAAAAATAATTCGACGTTATAGCCGGAGATTGTGCTCTTTATACACATCCTATCACAAACAAACCCATCAGATCGCTTGATTTGAGTTTGATAAACTTACTTTTTTACACGAATAACACACCAGCGCTAAAAACTGTTACAGCTTTTACTCTGGAGCAGAATCTCCTGTTGTTGTTAGGTGCGAAATGCGTTTTGGGATGTGTAGCTGTAACAAATCCCATCCTAATGCATCTTTGTTGAAACACTTCTGGATGTTGGATCTGTACTTTAGTAGACTCGGGAGTTGCCCGATGGTGCTTCATAAGTTTACAAGAACAGTTACAAAAGTATGAACAGGAAAGTGGAGCTCTACATATGGAGGTTTTTTGGAAGTTGATAGACTTTGTCTCCAGGAAGCCATCTGCACAATTAATTATGTGAACACTTCAGTTGGAATAAATCTGTGGGTACTTATGGCTCAGAGACATAGCCACAGATTGTGATTTCAGCCAAAAAGACTGTTGCATCATCGTTTGGACAGAACAGGCAATGTGGCTCTTGCTCATACTTTCTGCCCACACATCCTATATTCCTGGAGTGGTTGTTACTCTGGATGATTGAGCAGAGTTTTGTGCTCACAGGGGGGTGCAGACTGACActgacaaaacactgaaaggaATCATGGTGTTAATGTGCTTCTTTTAATGATAGCAGTCAGAATAATATATACGAACTGGAACTCAGTCGTGCATGATACAGAGAGCAAAGGAGAATGTTAAACATATGACTATGTAGAGACAGAAATGGCATGCCGCCAtgtaaataagataaataaaataaggctatttagtttgtttaaaaaaaaaaaaagaacaaagtatACCCCTGTTCAAAAGGAAAGGTAACCTTAATGACTTTTGTTGTGATCTGGTGctatattaaaaatataatacaCTTGACCTTTAAGGAGGGCATTGGGCCATGCGATCTGGGGGGTGGAGTGCTCCCTAATATAATGGCAAAGGAAACACTGAAtatgtacatatacacacactgtcaAGCCAttacattatgaccactgactgGTGAAGGTTAGTTATAAACATCAACTTTGACAAAGACCTAATTGTGATGAGTCGGCAGCTCGGCCAGACCATCTTTAAAACTGTATGTCTTGTGGGATGTTCCTGGCCTGCAGTGGCAGTGATCAGTATCTACTAAAGTcggtccaaggaaggaaaacgGGGGAACCAGTGACTGGGCCATGGGTGGCAAAGGCTCATTGAGATGTGTGTGGAGTGAAGGCCAGCCCTTAATGAGTTTAAGGAGTTGGCATGGCttccaaattccccagatctcaatccaatgTATGGAATGTACTGAACTGGTCCCCTCTTGCCTTCAGACTTAAAGGATCTGAAGAAGCCTCTTCAACCCTGGAGACACATTCTGTAGCTCTTTTAGAGGCAGTGTGGATGTAATGGCGTAATTTACCGGATAACTGAACACTGGCGTTTTTTGTCATGTGCAGGTCACATCCGAGACCCCAACAACCAGCTGCAGGTTGTGAAAAACCTGCGTATCTGTGTGAACAATGTGATGACGAACCCGAACACAGCGTCTGCTGCACTTAGCCCTGCACAGCGCAGGCTACTCAATGAAGTGGTGTTGTCCTGCCAGCCACAGGAGGGTGCTGTGACCAATGTGATCACAGCAGGAGACTACAACCTCAACTTCAATGGTAAGGCCCGGGCCTGGACTCAAACAGGAATTTATGTTTGATTATATGTTTAGATGATAAAAAGAAGCCAACATTAGAACTTCTTAACCGGAGCGCCAACATGGTAGCTACTCGTCTCTGTTGTCAGGTGTTTGTCAGAACTGGAGATAACTCAAAGTCCGTTGCAAATACTGGCAATACAAAAGCAGAAACTTTGGATGTTGTGTTGAGAAACACCGTCTGGCCATGCTATCTCAACCTTGGCAGAAGAGACACTTCAATATGGTTGGATTTTTATTCTGAGGTTTTGACTACTCTTGAACACTGAATTAAACTGCAGGCATTCAGAGACTGTTGCAACCTGACTTTAGCCTAAGGCCTTCTCCCAGGCAAACTTAAGTACTTTGGTTAAACTGCAAGCCAGGAAAGAACTGCTCTCCAACAAGTAAATAATCCTTCAGCTCCATGTTACAGCTTCAAATTCAGCCTCAATCTCATTTTTGCAGGAAATAATATTGATTTTAACAAACAAGTACCCTACATCTGGTATCCAAATGTCCAGTTACTTTTTAACACTTAAAAAGTGGGCAATGGGAGCTGAAACATGTAATTCTTTAGAATATTGGGCACTCAAAGGTaagatgtgtttttcattgaaatcGATGGTGATTAAGCTCAGCGTCTCTGTAACTGACCAGATGTAAAAAGTCTGGATTGTATGTCACAGTTTAACTGAAAcgcctgtttaaaaaaaaaaaaaaaaaaaaaaaaatgttaatctGTTGATTTAGTAAAATTggttattaaaaaataaaatgatttctaATCATTGACTCCCACTGAATAcaacaaatcatttcatttaacttaaaacagccacatttcctatttttctctgttttctgctgatAATACATCATGACATTCTTTCAGTGGGAGCACCAATTCTtcagattaaaatattttagcaaatgtttcacaaagaggaggaaatagTCTGCTGGAAATTATTTTCAGCAGTGGGTTAATCTGTGTAGCCTACAGAAGTCCTTGCTCTATTGTTCACAGCTCAACCAATGAATGTTCACTCAAGATACAATGGATCGTGAAGGCTCTTTATGGAAGGAGGACATGAAAAGGAGCATGTAAGAGCAGCTGCTGAATCAGCTCCCAGATTTGCTAAAGTCTTGGCAAAATATGTACAATTACAACTTAATGCTGCCATTTAAAGGCCACTATGCCCAGCAGTAAAATCAGCTGATATAATATGTAGTTCTCTGAGTTTTTCTGTACAAAGAAGAAGGATTTCTCTCAGCACCTGTTCAATACAACAGCAATGGTACCACACCTGGTCCCAAAGGAGACTTAAACACAGAGAAGAACCTCTCACTTACAAAGTGTACCCCATTAAAAGGAAGAACTGTGATCACAACATAACCACTAAGCCAAGAGAGGGTGTTCAGGTTGCCAGCGCACCTTTTCATCACGGTGTCTTCTTCTTCAGAGCCCAAACATCAACAGAGCCTGAAGAACTACACATTTGTACTGGCAAATAATTCTGGTCAGGACTATGTAAAATAGAACCGGACagaagaaaaatatcaaaagctTGTAGAAATTTATTGATTCTTTTCAGGGTGTTCACTGCTTGACATTAAGATAGCACAATTTACATTTCTTGCATCCAAATGCCTGGGctcttctcatttttctcttgATCACCTGTAAAATCTCATAATGATTCGGGGGACAATGAAAGAAATGGGATGTTACTAACATGACCTTGGCTCTCTGCTTCCACCTGTCAGATCACTCTCTTAAAGCTAGCACCCCATGGTACAGTGCCTGGAGAGAAGCACTGTTGGAAGTCAGCACCTCCCAACACTACACAGGTATCACCTTACCTCGTGGGTCATGTGTGGATAGTCACAATCCCCTCCGCTCCACACCTGCCCAACTTCTCCCCTCTAGTTTCCAACTGCTGCTTCTTCCTGTGGGTGTCACTGCTTTTTGTTGTAAGGTAGCAGGTGTTCCTTTTGTATATATTGAGATTGCAATCTACAGTCTGAccttacatacacacaaagctaTGAATTTAACCATTCCCATGTGTAGTTAAAAGTCCACAATCGTAACACTTGCACACCTCTTGTATACGTCATACTCTGCTGTTCACCTTATTTCCTAAACTGATTGTAAGAGCATCTGGCATTGTGGAGAATATTGCTTAGGTTGTTTGCCAGCAGTCCATAAAATGTTTGTTACGGGATATTCATCAGGCTAATGTCAAATGATTGTTTGAGTGATACATGTTATAAATCTgtcctttttaattaattgataATTATTAAAATTGTGGTTTAAAGACACCATATACTTGAAGTCAGAATATTTGAAATTATAATGCAGGCACTTTAAAAGCTCACAGCTGTGACATTTGTGGTAGATGCTTTATCAGCTCACTATGTTGAAAATCGAACAGATGCTGTTGTGGAATCACATAGATTCAAATATTGATGAAGCCAATAGTTTGTTATTACCAAAGAGAAGCATCAGGATCTGTAATTTTGCTATGGAAcccatacaaataaaaatgtttcaccttTTTGGGCACCAAAAGAAATGGGctgaaaacatttatgttttgacTAACTCATAAAGCAGGTTGTGTCaagcttggaaaaaaaagatagcacagctgcttcacaggtaattggcacacatcaTTCAGAAATACTGGGAACTTAATGACTACAACTACTTGGTTTCAGACCTTTGGATCccacaataacaaaataagaaacaaaatgcaatgtttTTCAGTAACAATTAGGTGTACAGGAAAAACATAGTATTCAACACTGATTCATTGCCTCATTCTATCTTGTTTTTCTAGCAACCACACCCTGGTTTAAGGCCTACAGGGAGAACTTCCTGCAAACAATGCCTGCCTCCGACCATGAGTTTCTCAATCACTACCTCGCCTGTATCCTTTCAACAGCATGCCAACCTGACCACTGGTCATAAAgagtaaatatattttcttagtGATATCAACATTCCAATAAAATACAGAACCTTTCTATAGATGATGATTATCAAAGCAATattgtttttcatcttctcGGGAAGTACTATAGATTACTTTCCTGTAGAGTGAGGATGCAAGatgtaataattataataaataaatgtagcaGTTGTCCTCTGTGCCCATGGACCTTCCTGGTTCGCTGTATCTTCTCTGATAGATCTACAGGGTTCACAGTTGTGTCCTTGACATCCTGCTTGTGACAGGCCTGCTGGTGGTGTCTTCCACTGAGGCAGTCCCTGTGGAGCAGTTCCTAAA contains:
- the commd2 gene encoding COMM domain-containing protein 2 is translated as MLLVLSDDHKEHLAFLPTVDPAVVGEFGRIALEFLRKGSSPKIYEGAARKLCVPVDMVQHGVEGLMFLMTESSKHMISEVDFLDSVLALGFGDELNQMLLQLYLQHHREIRSILSQVPSNLPAYHNLEWRLDVQLASRSIRQQVIPMLTMRLLLTRGSDSCDHSVKVLQTDPSTLLHLISTLEAALAAMKTSHSRRILRNIK